CCATGTAAAAATAATCAATGGTTTGAGAATCCGGTTCAGAATTGAAACCAATTACTCAAATATTTAGACTCGTTtgtatgttaagaatattttaaattatctattaataataacaaaattattaataaaataataaaaaattatttataaataataataaaataatttataccaCTTTTGTACTCAAATGTGTATTTGAAAAATTCTGTTCGTAACCATCCCCGCGCAACCATCGCGCACCCATATGATGTGGCAAGTCAAGAGTCAGTATTGACCATCTTAAATGAAACGGTGCGGTTTGAGGAatcatcttcttccttcccCTTCTCTCCTCCCTTCCCCTTCCTCTCCCCCTCCCGCACCATTCCCTTTCTCTTTCTCGTTCTcctcccttctttttccccttccccttccctttcatatattttttttagatttctcttctctttcatCCATTCGAACACCCTTCACCTTCTCCTTCATCCATTCCGTACCATTCTCCCAAATCCCCTTCAGGAAAACCCTAACTCATCCTGTGAGAcccatctgtttttttttttttttgcagtttCTGTGAGACCCATCAGATTCACGTGCGTGCGGGGTTGAGATTCTGAAGTAGGAGAAGTGGAGCTGAACGCGTGTCAGTGTCACGCTTTTGtaagataaagataaagattAGAGATTAGAGTTATAAGTATTCCTTTGCTATGTGCAAAATTGTACCGCTTCGCAACAAGGCATAAAGCCTTATCTCTGTAGTGCATCATTTCAAGTAAAAGCATAGCTGCATACGGTGCAGTTTGCCCTTTGTCTACGGACTACGCCTACTTGATGGGATTTACTTTACTTGATGATgttctaatatttattttgtcttttttcctTGCCCTGTGGATCTGTTGATTTCTTAGTTTGAAGGCAATTGAAGCAAGGAGTAGCGAAAGAAGTAGATCCCAAAACATGAAGAACTTATTGTAAGTGTATGAATTCataagttttaatttaatataattaaaaaaaagaaacaagcaGTTCTGCGTTAATAAGAAATCAAAAAAACCACCAAAATGGATTCGGCGTCCAGAAGAAAGAACCAGAGATGAAAAGCAGAAAAACAGTACATCTTATGTCTTTCTATTTCAATTTCCCtccgttttctttttttttttttttttttttacactaaccATCTGACAACGCCATCTCAGGTGCGCAATAGTTACGCACCTTTTGTTGTACGTAGCACTATTGATGTGCGCCTGTTAAATgggcaaatgaaagaaaaaacgaaagacaaaaaaaaaaaaaagtaatttcaaAAAAACTTTCGGTCCAAGGACGGCCCAATGAACAACCGCCCCGGTTCACTTCCCTTCATTCAACTCTCTGCAACGGTGTCGCAAAATGGAGGGAAATCattccccaaaaccctaaaaaacACACACAGTCACACACTAGCATACATATATGCACTGTTGCTCACGCATGACAAATCATAGGCGTTCCGATTAACTTATCcttcattttagaaaaagttatTCTTTTGGCTGTGGAGGTTAGTCGGAACAGTCTATGGCGAGGCTTGTTCGGAACGCCTCCTTTCTGAAACGCTCTATTCTTCTACCTGAGGTCACTCTCTGTTCAAACTTTTAGACCCTTTTTTCATTCGTGCTTATTTTGGGACTCACTGGGCAAGAAATCAGAAATGATAGCTTGTAGAGACTGTAATCTTAGTTTTAGGACCAAAAGGGAAAACCTCATTCAAAGGAGCCTGTTGCAACTGTTTGAGTCAAAAGAGCTCGGTAACTTGTTTCTAAGAAACGAAAACAAACATACATGTAATGTGttcaatataacttttttttgggATTTCGTTTTCTGGGAAATCAAATGGGAATGTATAAATAGGAGCATTTCTTTTTCTCCGAGCTTATTATTTCTGAAAAGCTATGTTTTCGCTGTACTATTTCTCAGGGTTTTAGTTGAATTGTTTCTCtgtatattttcttcttctatagTTCCCAGGTTTGGCACATTTACAACTGATTTTagttgtttatttatttgtctAATCTCTTACTTACAGGGCTTAAGAAGATGTATATTGGGAACGTCTTCTCAGTTTTGCGACTTCTCTACTAAAGGTGCTGAAGCCTGAAAGTATCTAAATGTTGACCAAACCATAGTTTGGGAGTGATAAAATTGGCTTTATTGTTGTcaatgtgtttgtggaattttattataatagttTTGCATGGCTTATGAGACATAAGTAAATTGACGTGTACTGAGGATACTGGTATTGATTTACCATGCTTTATGCTCTTGAAAGTGTGGGATGTCATTTATCTTGGTAGCACGGTTACATATAAAGTGAAACATAAATTCAATACAGTTTGTTCTTACAAAATCCGAGTGGAGTTATTACCCTAGAGATCACCCATTTCCCATTTTGTTTTGTATGTTAATTCGTGGATCATTAACATTCTCAATTATGATCTCCCTTAAGGTGGAAGGAAGTCCAAGACAGGTGGCATTAGTCCTAGTGTAGATAATATGTCTAAGAAAGATTTGGCCCTACAACAAGCCCTAGATCAGATCACGTCCTCATTTGGAAAGGAATCTATAATGTGGCTTGGTTCCTCTGTCCCTTTGCAGCACTTACCAGTGGTATCCACTGGTTGTTTTGCTCTGGATTTAGCGCTGGGAACTGGTGGACTTCCAAAGGTATCAGCTCTGTTCCATGAAATTTATGGACCTAGACATTCTTCAGTTTAGTAAATATTTCCTTTTTCagaatataaattatttgttgttggtgatTTTAAAAAAGGGGTTGTGCGCAGTTTTGCTGGTTTGCTTTCCTATGCTGTTTTCGGGCACTTTCCCTTACATCTACCATGTGCTCTTGATCCTTCTTATACTTTTACCGAATATATTACCTTTTGGTCACTAACTTAGAGACATCTTATCTTCAGCTAgaacacacgcacacacacacaataaTATGTGCTTCAGCTAACACACAACATTTTCCTTCCAGTTATCTACCATAGAGACCTTTATCTTCAGCTAAACACACACGTACACACTCCCACAAACATTCaccatttatatgtatataacagAAATGTGCACGTGTGATATGTTTTGGTCGCTCATAACATTCCTCCATCGGACTTCTGCAGGGTCGGGTTGTGGAGATATATGGTCCAGAGGCTTCTGGGAAAACTACTCTTGCTCTACATGTAATTGCTGAAGCACAAAAGCAAGGAGGTTTTTCCTATATGCTTCTGTAGTTACTTTGTCTAATTGCATCACTAATAATAACGGGGAAAAGAAGGCTATGAAATCTGTTAAAAAAATATCCCCATTCTGTGCTGATGGAAACATACCTTACAGAACATGATAAATCTTGGGGACATTTTTGTAAATCTCCTTATTCTCTGCAGATGGTTTCTCCGTGTATTTGATTTTGTTATAACTTTGGTTGATCACAAGTGAAACAACTATTTGGGTGGTGCAATTTATTGTCCATTTGATAAACCATCTATCCTGGCCCCTACCCCCTGTCTCTAATTTTAGCTTTTTGCTAATTGTATAATCAAATAAATGGGCTTTTTTCCCCCAATTATACTGTTATATTATGGGAGTTATAGCTTGACCTATAGAGTAATTAATTAGATGTATAAAGGGGATACTAAAAAAAAGACTCGTCTCTTTGAGGAATCTTGATTGTGGCCAGAACAAGAAAGATACTTTTTCGGTAATCTTATGTGTCTCATGCCATGGAAGATATTCTCGGTATTTGTTCTCATGAGTAGATAGTTTTGACCACGTGTAGATATAATAGTACCATTGGTGAACTTTTAATGATTGTTACCTTTCCAAAGTAGTTTATAATTATTTGAGGAAATTAAGTTTGTTTCATGTCATTTCTATATAGGTTACTGCGTGGTCGTTGATGCTGAGCATGCTCTCGACCCAATGCTGGCGCAGGCTATTGGAGTAAAAGCTGACAAGTTACTTATCTCTCAACCAGATTGTGGTGAAGAAGCTTTGAGTCTTGTGGACACCCTTATTCGAAGTGGTTCagttgatgttgttgttgttgacaGTGTAAGTAAGGTGCTCGGTTTGTGCTCATTTTGCCATgtattcaagattttttttttaaattttttaattttttttttccggaaGTGTTACACAACGTTTTGCAATACAGTTTCTTCCCCAACGTTACAGAAAtctttttgttaaaagttaTCTAATGTTTTAATTCTGCTATGATAATAATAGTTGTGTTGCTAATGGCAGGTAGCAGCCCTCGTGCCTAAAGGTGAACTTGATGGCGAGATGGGTGATGCTCACATGGCAATGCAGGCTAGATTGATGAGCCAGGCACTTCGCAAGTTGAGCCATTCTTTGTCACTTTCGCAGACTATATTGATATTTATAAACCAGGTATCAATTTTGATTCTACTTTCACAGCCAGTTGTATAATTCTGATAAGCTAAGCTTGAGAGGAAAAGTATTGGCTAGTTGCGCTTTGTCTGATGATAATCTGAGGCGTCAGAAAATGGGGCAAGCTTGGGGTTGGCCTTGGAACTGACAGCCAGGGccaataattttattctctttgttttttttttgttaaatttgataTGTGATATGACATCTATTTCTTAGCATTTTTTGATATTTGTTTCTTCTTACAATCATGCATATAGTTTTCCCcctttttatgtttaatataaGGTTTGGACT
This is a stretch of genomic DNA from Carya illinoinensis cultivar Pawnee chromosome 3, C.illinoinensisPawnee_v1, whole genome shotgun sequence. It encodes these proteins:
- the LOC122304349 gene encoding DNA repair protein recA homolog 3, mitochondrial-like isoform X1, with protein sequence MARLVRNASFLKRSILLPEGLRRCILGTSSQFCDFSTKGGRKSKTGGISPSVDNMSKKDLALQQALDQITSSFGKESIMWLGSSVPLQHLPVVSTGCFALDLALGTGGLPKGRVVEIYGPEASGKTTLALHVIAEAQKQGGYCVVVDAEHALDPMLAQAIGVKADKLLISQPDCGEEALSLVDTLIRSGSVDVVVVDSVSKVAALVPKGELDGEMGDAHMAMQARLMSQALRKLSHSLSLSQTILIFINQTRSKLSTFGGFGGPTEVTCGGNALKFYASVRINIRRTGLVKKGEEALGSQVLAKIVKNKLAPPFKTAQFELEFGKGISREAEIIEFGVKHKFISKAGAFYNLNGQNFHGKDAFKKFLAENGSVREELTVKLREKLLYAETEEELAIEVTDGDLSEEIVSPGSTDEEAVAAVEA
- the LOC122304349 gene encoding DNA repair protein recA homolog 3, mitochondrial-like isoform X3; this translates as MSKKDLALQQALDQITSSFGKESIMWLGSSVPLQHLPVVSTGCFALDLALGTGGLPKGRVVEIYGPEASGKTTLALHVIAEAQKQGGYCVVVDAEHALDPMLAQAIGVKADKLLISQPDCGEEALSLVDTLIRSGSVDVVVVDSVSKVAALVPKGELDGEMGDAHMAMQARLMSQALRKLSHSLSLSQTILIFINQTRSKLSTFGGFGGPTEVTCGGNALKFYASVRINIRRTGLVKKGEEALGSQVLAKIVKNKLAPPFKTAQFELEFGKGISREAEIIEFGVKHKFISKAGAFYNLNGQNFHGKDAFKKFLAENGSVREELTVKLREKLLYAETEEELAIEVTDGDLSEEIVSPGSTDEEAVAAVEA
- the LOC122304349 gene encoding DNA repair protein recA homolog 3, mitochondrial-like isoform X2 encodes the protein MARLVRNASFLKRSILLPEGLRRCILGTSSQFCDFSTKGGRKSKTGGISPSVDNMSKKDLALQQALDQITSSFGKESIMWLGSSVPLQHLPVVSTGCFALDLALGTGGLPKGRVVEIYGPEASGKTTLALHVIAEAQKQGGYCVVVDAEHALDPMLAQAIGVKADKLLISQPDCGEEALSLVDTLIRSGSVDVVVVDSVAALVPKGELDGEMGDAHMAMQARLMSQALRKLSHSLSLSQTILIFINQTRSKLSTFGGFGGPTEVTCGGNALKFYASVRINIRRTGLVKKGEEALGSQVLAKIVKNKLAPPFKTAQFELEFGKGISREAEIIEFGVKHKFISKAGAFYNLNGQNFHGKDAFKKFLAENGSVREELTVKLREKLLYAETEEELAIEVTDGDLSEEIVSPGSTDEEAVAAVEA